In one window of Primulina tabacum isolate GXHZ01 chromosome 8, ASM2559414v2, whole genome shotgun sequence DNA:
- the LOC142552559 gene encoding protein SMALL AUXIN UP-REGULATED RNA 51-like yields MALKKSNKLPQAATLKQILKRCSSLGKKHDYHDDDEGLPMDVPKGHFAVYVGENRTRYIVPISFLTHTEFQCLLRRAEEEFGFDHVMGITIPCEELVFRSLTSMLR; encoded by the coding sequence atggcCCTCAAGAAATCAAACAAGCTCCCGCAGGCGGCAACCTTAAAGCAAATCTTGAAAAGATGCTCGAGCTTAGGCAAGAAACACGACTATCATGACGACGATGAAGGACTACCGATGGACGTCCCCAAGGGCCACTTCGCCGTGTACGTGGGCGAGAACCGAACCCGATACatcgtcccaatctccttcctGACTCACACCGAGTTCCAGTGCCTTCTGCGACGAGCTGAGGAAGAATTCGGGTTCGATCATGTAATGGGAATCACTATTCCATGTGAGGAACTTGTTTTCAGATCACTAACTTCCATGCTCAGATGA
- the LOC142552560 gene encoding putative BOI-related E3 ubiquitin-protein ligase 3 — MAIEAQLYSENLGFALKGRQGLFMENACGFFDPQKRNAALSDHDQENLNYLPDNSSSQLLPKHSMKDQQSTPFSHNFSAHFEKQRMEIDQFIRIQNERLRLALQEQRKQQNACIIKKYESRTELLLNQKEQQIVEASNITFQLENLLTRMEIENQTWQRVAKENEAMVASLNNVIQRLKETSNVPPNGADDAESCCQNIGEEKTEAGEFGHMKKMVCRCCNHRKSCVIILPCRHLCSCKDCEVFLYSCPVCRNVKKAAIEVLV, encoded by the exons ATGGCGATTGAAGCGCAGCTGTATTCAGAAAATCTTGGTTTTGCTTTGAAGGGTCGTCAGGGATTGTTCATGGAAAACGCTTGTGGATTCTTCGATCCTCAAAAAAGGAATGCTGCTTTATCTGATCATGATCAAGAAAATCTCAACTATTTGCCCGATAATTCTTCCAGTCAATTGCTCCCAAAACACAGCATGAAAGATCAGCAATCGACGCCTTTTTCTCACAACTTTTCAGCACATTTTGAGAAGCAAAGAATGGAgattgatcagttcatcagaatACAG AACGAGAGATTGAGACTGGCGTTACAAGAACAAAGGAAACAACAAAATGCATGTATCATAAAAAAATACGAATCAAGAACAGAACTTTTACTCAACCAGAAGGAACAACAAATCGTAGAAGCATCAAACATTACATTTCAACTCGAGAATCTGCTAACGAGAATGGAGATCGAGAACCAAACATGGCAGAGAGTGGCTAAGGAGAATGAAGCCATGGTTGCGTCACTGAACAACGTAATCCAACGCCTGAAAGAGACTTCGAATGTGCCACCAAATGGTGCTGATGATGCGGAATCTTGCTGCCAAAACATTGGTGAAGAAAAGACAGAAGCTGGTGAGTTCGGACACATGAAGAAGATGGTGTGCAGATGCTGCAATCATCGGAAATCGTGTGTAATAATTTTGCCATGCAGGCATCTTTGTTCATGCAAGGATTGTGAGGTTTTTCTCTATTCTTGCCCTGTTTGTAGAAATGTGAAAAAAGCAGCCATCGAGGTGTTggtttaa